A stretch of the Camelina sativa cultivar DH55 unplaced genomic scaffold, Cs unpScaffold00441, whole genome shotgun sequence genome encodes the following:
- the LOC104773077 gene encoding histone-lysine N-methyltransferase ASHR2: protein MNDGGAKPETLIRVAEIGGRGRSLVAAQSLRAGQVILRESPLLLYSAFPFLSSSVSPYCDHCFRLLASSAQQKCQSCSLVSFCSPNCFASHTPWLCESLRRLHQSSSSAFSDQPSDRQVQARFLLSAYNLAAASPSDFQLLLSLQGNGDSSSDSAAAGFLHSLLSAVCPPLPVSVSSELTAALLSKDKVNAFGLMEPFSVSNEKRSVRAYGIYPETSFFNHDCLPNACRFDYVDSASDGNTDIIIRMIHDVPEGREVCLSYFPVNMNYSSRQKRLLEDYGFKCDCDRCKVESSWSEGEEDENEVMEGMDDENEEEEMEDSECENEGEVFGNGVDDESSFPHAYFFVRYMCEKENCFGTLAPFPPKSYEASKVLECNVCGSVKEDEVGGNQ from the coding sequence ATGAATGACGGCGGAGCTAAACCGGAGACGCTGATTAGGGTTGCAGAGAtcggaggaagaggaaggagTTTGGTGGCAGCACAGTCTCTTCGTGCTGGACAAGTTATTCTGAGAGAGTCTCCTCTCCTTCTATACTCTGCTTTCCCATttctctcctcctctgtttctccgtACTGCGACCATTGTTTCCGTTTGCTAGCTTCTTCGGCGCAGCAGAAATGTCAATCTTGCTCTCTCGTCTCCTTTTGTAGCCCTAACTGCTTCGCCTCTCACACTCCTTGGCTCTGCGAATCTCTTCGCCGGCTTCACCAATCATCCTCCTCTGCATTCTCCGATCAACCTTCTGATCGCCAAGTCCAAGCTCGTTTCCTCCTCTCTGCTTACAATCTCGCCGCCGCTTCTCCTTCTGATTTCCAGCTTTTGCTCTCCCTCCAAGGTAATGGAGATTCTAGTTCTGATTCTGCAGCTGCTGgctttcttcattctcttttatCCGCCGTGTGTCCACCTCTCCCTGTCTCAGTCTCGTCGGAGCTCACGGCGGCTTTACTGTCAAAAGATAAAGTTAACGCCTTTGGTTTGATGGAACCGTTCTCTGTTTCGAACGAGAAGAGATCGGTGCGAGCTTATGGGATTTATCCAGAGACTTCGTTTTTCAATCATGACTGTCTTCCTAATGCTTGTAGATTTGATTATGTTGACTCTGCTTCTGATGGTAACACTGATATCATCATTAGGATGATTCATGATGTTCCTGAAGGTAGAGAAGTCTGTTTGAGTTACTTCCCTGTGAACATGAACTACTCGAGCAGGCAAAAGAGATTGCTTGAGGATTACGGTTTCAAGTGTGACTGTGATCGGTGCAAAGTTGAGTCTAGTTGGTCGGAAGGTGAGGAAGATGAGAATGAGGTTATGGAAGGGATGGATGATgaaaatgaagaggaagagatggaGGATTCTGAATGTGAGAATGAAGGAGAAGTTTTTGGAAATGGTGTGGATGATGAATCCAGTTTCCCTCACGCTTACTTTTTTGTGAGATATATGTGTGAGAAGGAGAATTGTTTTGGCACTCTGGCTCCGTTTCCGCCGAAGAGTTATGAGGCTTCGAAGGTTCTTGAATGTAATGTTTGTGGAAGTGTTAAGGAGGATGAAGTTGGTGGAAATCAGTGA